In a genomic window of Epinephelus fuscoguttatus linkage group LG23, E.fuscoguttatus.final_Chr_v1:
- the LOC125883417 gene encoding tripartite motif-containing protein 2-like, whose product MEAHQHSPDSSSEECTVLEAPPGKNACPQHAGKVADLYCSACECALCEDCVSDHGEHPKVPLSQALEEHRSRLQERLGVVQNRLPQISDALSFVKEILQQLSNQRASIEEDIQSSFEDLHKQLDVRKSVLLMELEVTYGLKQKVLQAQMDSLVRGEGDISACCSQTEEALAGEACVASLQVEQELKERLGELAGLGLPCQPEENDQLDLVMETDGLRKSIHNLGTIVTTSAVASQSEAMGAGLEQCIVGHPASVTIVTRDKSGGACKSGNAILSAEVFTPDGSIVDGEIVDHKNGTYEFVYTVPKEGDFSLALRLYDQHIKGSPFKLTVNRVSETEVEVSPSTTTATNSAAYATPSTGSSEGAKRRGKSPGQKKKGSKRASSALGTPRRKTQNPIEDDLIFRIGTKGRNKGEFTNLQGVAASSTGRILIADSNNQCVQIFSNEGEFKSRFGVRGRSPGQLQRPTGVAVHPSGDIIIADYDNKWVSIFSGEGKFKTKLGSGRLMGPKGVSVDQNGHVIVVDNKACTVFIFQLTGKLITKFGSRGNGDKQFAGPHFAAVNKNNEIIVTDFHNHSVKVFTLEGELVLKFGSNGEGNGQFNAPTGVAVDINGNIIVADWGNSRIQVFDGSGSFLSYINTSADPLYGPQGLALTSDGHVVVADSGNHCFKVYRYLQ is encoded by the exons ATGGAGGCTCACCAACACTCCCCAGATAGCAGCAGTGAGGAGTGCACCGTCCTGGAGGCTCCGCCCGGCAAAAACGCCTGCCCCCAACATGCAGGGAAG GTGGCAGACTTGTACTGTTCGGCCTGCGAGTGTGCGCTGTGTGAGGACTGTGTGTCGGACCATGGGGAGCACCCTAAGGTGCCCCTCAGCCAGGCCCTGGAGGAGCACCGCAGCCGGCTGCAGGAGAGGCTGGGCGTCGTCCAGAACAG ACTCCCTCAGATTTCAGACGCCCTGTCCTTCGTCAAGGAGATCCTCCAACAGCTGAGCAATCAGAGAGCTTCCATTGAAGAGGACATCCAGTCAAGCTTCGAGGATCTGCACAAGCAGCTGGATGTCCGGAAGAGTGTTCTGCTGATGGAGCTGGAGGTCACATATGGACTCAAACAGAAG GTCCTCCAGGCTCAGATGGACAGCCTTGTCCGGGGAGAGGGGGACATCTCTGCCTGCTGTAGCCAGACGGAGGAGGCTCTGGCTGGGGAGGCGTGTGTGGCGAGCCTTCAGGTGGAGCAGGAGCTGAAGGAGAGGCTAGGGGAGCTGGCCGGCCTCGGTCTGCCGTGTCAGCCGGAGGAGAACGACCAGCTGGATCTGGTGATGGAGACAGACGGGCTGAGGAAGTCCATACACAACCTGGGGACCATCGTCACGACCAG tgcGGTGGCAAGCCAGAGTGAAGCCATGGGTGCTGGCCTGGAGCAGTGCATTGTGGGACATCCTGCCTCGGTTACTATAGTGACAAGAGACAAATCAGGGGGAGCCTGCAAGAGTGGCAATGCGATCCTGTCAGCTGAG GTCTTCACACCAGATGGCAGCATAGTGGACGGGGAAATAGTGGACCACAAGAATGGGACTTATGAGTTTGTGTACACGGTGCCAAAGGAGGGCGACTTCTCGTTGGCTCTCCGTTTGTACGACCAGCACATTAAAGGAAGTCCCTTCAAACTGACCGTCAACAGGGTCTCAGAGACCGAAGTCGAG GTGTCTCCCTCCACCACCACAGCAACCAACTCAGCAGCCTACGCCACCCCGTCCACGGGCTCCTCTGAGGGGGCGAAGAGACGTGGGAAGTCGCCCGGCCAGAAGAAAAAGGGCTCCAAGAGGGCCAGCAGCGCCTTGGGCACCCCACGACGCAAAACCCAGAACCCTATAGAGGACGACCTTATCTTCAGGATCG GAACAAAGGGACGGAATAAAGGAGAGTTCACCAACCTTCAAGGAGTGGCTGCCTCCTCCACTGGCAGGATACTGATAGCTGACAGCAACAATCAGTGTGTCCAG ATTTTCTCCAACGAGGGGGAATTCAAGAGTCGCTTTGGGGTGCGGGGACGGTCGCCGGGGCAACTCCAGCGTCCCACAGGCGTGGCCGTGCACCCCAGCGGTGACATCATCATTGCCGATTACGACAACAAGTGGGTCAGCATCTTCTCTGGCGAGGGCAAGTTCAAG ACGAAGCTTGGCTCAGGCAGACTCATGGGACCGAAGGGCGTGTCCGTGGACCAGAACGGTCATGTGATCGTGGTTGACAACAAGGCGTGCACTGTCTTCATCTTCCAGCTGACCGGCAAGCTCATCACCAAGTTTGGTAGTCGAGGCAACGGTGACAAGCAATTTGCAG GTCCACACTTTGCAGCTGTGAACAAGAACAATGAGATCATCGTGACTGACTTCCATAACCACTCCGTCAAG GTTTTCACCCTTGAGGGCGAGCTGGTGTTGAAATTTGGCTCTAACGGTGAGGGAAACGGCCAGTTCAACGCGCCCACTGGTGTAGCTGTGGACATTAATGGGAACATCATCGTAGCTGACTGGGGCAACAGCAGAATACAG GTGTTTGACGGCAGCGGCTCCTTCCTCTCCTACATCAACACGTCAGCAGACCCTCTGTACGGACCCCAAGGTCTGGCTCTGACCTCAGATGGACATGTGGTAGTGGCTGACTCCGGCAACCACTGCTTCAAAGTCTACCGCTACCTACAATGA